A section of the Rhizomicrobium sp. genome encodes:
- a CDS encoding FAD-dependent oxidoreductase: MIAAPAILRRARAAPPPLPAIAADDAVLAMPGTALYDSTLPAYNLRTELKPALRILPKTARGVAQAVDWIRAKNLPFALRSGGHSFEGFSQSTGIVIDTRLMKAIALDAKTGVLSVGAGTSLGDIYRFVGPRGFGFPGGSCPTVGISGHTMGGGFGLIGRERGLACDNLVGIDLVDADAGTVRADASANPDLFWASRGGGGGTFGAATQLHFAVRPIGPIAIYAATWALPLPRAVSLFKAWQDWAPRAPDTITGIFKLSKRGDGRIALHAAGQSTGSIADLRRQLRALTDAAEPANGPTLSSMNFLAAVNHFSGGWGYESKYSKGKSDYIVRPLDDAGIEALLGGIAALPANEVIAICDAYGGAIARVGGDDTAFAYRAGTEFCIQYYTSWQSPAAGLRRLADLRRLYAALRPWSGGAYVNYCDLELADWQQAYWRQNLPRLQAIKAKADPQNLFHHAQSVI, translated from the coding sequence TTGATCGCGGCGCCCGCCATCCTGCGCAGGGCGCGCGCGGCGCCCCCGCCGCTTCCCGCCATCGCGGCGGACGATGCCGTTTTGGCGATGCCAGGCACGGCGCTCTATGACAGCACCCTGCCCGCCTACAATCTTCGCACCGAGCTGAAGCCCGCGCTGCGCATCCTGCCGAAGACGGCGCGCGGCGTGGCGCAGGCGGTCGATTGGATCCGCGCGAAGAACCTTCCCTTCGCCCTGCGCAGCGGCGGCCATAGCTTCGAGGGTTTCTCGCAGAGCACCGGCATCGTCATCGACACGCGGCTGATGAAGGCGATCGCGCTCGATGCGAAGACCGGCGTGCTCTCGGTCGGCGCCGGCACGTCGCTGGGCGACATCTATCGCTTCGTCGGCCCGCGCGGTTTTGGATTTCCTGGCGGCTCCTGCCCGACCGTGGGGATTTCCGGCCATACGATGGGCGGCGGCTTCGGCCTAATCGGGCGTGAGCGCGGACTGGCCTGCGACAACCTTGTAGGCATCGATCTCGTCGACGCCGATGCGGGAACCGTGCGCGCCGACGCATCCGCGAACCCCGATCTGTTCTGGGCCAGTCGCGGCGGCGGCGGCGGCACGTTCGGCGCGGCGACACAGCTTCATTTCGCGGTCCGGCCGATCGGCCCGATCGCAATCTATGCCGCGACCTGGGCGCTGCCTCTTCCACGCGCCGTCTCCCTGTTCAAGGCCTGGCAGGATTGGGCACCGCGCGCGCCCGACACGATCACGGGTATTTTCAAACTGTCCAAACGCGGCGACGGACGCATCGCGCTGCACGCCGCCGGGCAATCGACCGGGTCCATCGCGGACCTGCGGCGTCAATTGCGCGCGCTGACGGATGCCGCCGAGCCCGCGAACGGCCCGACCCTCTCCTCGATGAACTTTCTCGCCGCCGTCAACCATTTCTCGGGAGGCTGGGGCTATGAGTCCAAATACTCGAAAGGAAAGTCCGACTACATCGTGAGGCCGCTCGACGATGCCGGCATCGAGGCCCTGCTCGGCGGCATCGCCGCCCTGCCCGCGAACGAAGTGATCGCGATCTGCGACGCCTATGGCGGCGCCATCGCGCGGGTCGGCGGCGACGACACTGCCTTCGCTTATCGCGCGGGCACGGAGTTCTGCATCCAGTACTACACGAGCTGGCAAAGCCCGGCCGCCGGCCTGCGCCGCCTCGCGGATCTGAGACGCCTCTACGCCGCGCTGCGCCCCTGGTCCGGCGGCGCCTATGTGAACTATTGCGACCTCGAACTCGCCGATTGGCAGCAGGCCTATTGGCGCCAGAACCTGCCGCGCCTGCAGGCGATCAAGGCGAAGGCCGACCCGCAGAACCTCTTCCACCACGCCCAGAGCGTGATCTGA
- the tgt gene encoding tRNA guanosine(34) transglycosylase Tgt: MTEFSFALQATSGTARSGVIRTPRGAIRTPAFMPVGTAGTVKAMLPQSLRETGADILLGNTYHLMLRPGAERIARLGGLHKFMDWERPILTDSGGFQVMSLSKLRKITEEGVRFASHIDGHAEFLSPERAMEIQRLLGSDIQMVLDECPALPAAHADIEKSLALSMRWARRSKAAFGEQPGRACFGIVQGGTFADLRARSALELTTIGFGGYAIGGLAVGEPQSAMFETLEATEPYLPGDRPRYLMGVGKPDDIVGAVLRGVDMFDCVIPTRSGRNGQAFTRQGPLNLRNARHADDPAPLDASCGCPACRRFSRAYLHHTVKANEIIASMLLTWHNLTFYQDMMQGLRDAIARDAAAGFAARFLDTYKG; encoded by the coding sequence ATGACGGAGTTTTCCTTCGCGCTGCAGGCGACGTCCGGCACCGCCAGATCGGGCGTCATCCGCACGCCGCGCGGCGCGATCCGCACGCCCGCCTTCATGCCGGTGGGCACGGCGGGTACGGTGAAGGCGATGCTGCCGCAAAGCTTGCGGGAGACCGGCGCCGACATTCTTCTGGGCAACACCTATCACCTGATGCTGCGGCCGGGGGCCGAACGCATCGCCAGGCTCGGCGGTCTTCACAAATTCATGGACTGGGAGCGCCCGATCCTTACGGACTCCGGCGGCTTCCAGGTCATGTCGCTCTCGAAGTTGCGGAAGATCACCGAAGAGGGCGTGCGTTTCGCCTCGCATATCGACGGCCATGCGGAATTTCTTTCGCCCGAGCGCGCCATGGAGATCCAGCGCCTGCTCGGCTCGGATATCCAGATGGTGCTGGACGAATGCCCGGCGCTACCGGCGGCCCACGCAGACATCGAAAAGTCGCTGGCGCTCTCGATGCGCTGGGCGCGGCGGTCCAAGGCGGCATTCGGCGAGCAGCCGGGACGGGCCTGCTTCGGGATCGTGCAAGGCGGAACCTTCGCCGATCTGCGCGCGCGCTCCGCGCTCGAACTGACGACGATCGGATTCGGCGGCTACGCGATCGGCGGGCTCGCCGTGGGCGAGCCGCAATCGGCGATGTTCGAAACGCTCGAGGCGACGGAGCCGTATCTGCCGGGGGACCGGCCGCGCTATCTCATGGGGGTGGGGAAGCCCGACGACATCGTCGGCGCGGTCCTGCGTGGGGTCGACATGTTCGATTGCGTGATCCCGACGCGCTCGGGCCGCAACGGCCAGGCGTTCACGCGCCAGGGTCCATTGAACTTGCGCAATGCACGGCATGCGGACGATCCGGCGCCGCTCGACGCGTCGTGCGGATGCCCCGCTTGCCGCCGGTTCAGCCGCGCCTATCTGCATCACACGGTCAAGGCGAACGAGATCATCGCCTCCATGCTGCTCACCTGGCACAATCTGACCTTCTACCAGGACATGATGCAGGGTCTGCGCGACGCCATTGCGCGGGACGCCGCCGCCGGCTTCGCGGCGCGGTTTCTGGATACGTATAAGGGCTGA
- a CDS encoding DUF192 domain-containing protein, which produces MRRATVLIAFVLLALAPAGAAALPNETITIRARNGPHVFRVEVAADDASRELGLMHRTHLAPDAGMLFDFGVPVMATFWMKDTPLPLDMLFVRQDGTISTVAPNAVPFSTAEIAAAEPVRVVIEINGGLAKKLGIGPGDRIQASIFPKVR; this is translated from the coding sequence ATGCGCCGCGCCACAGTCTTGATCGCCTTCGTCCTCCTGGCGCTTGCTCCGGCCGGCGCGGCGGCGCTTCCGAACGAGACCATCACCATCCGGGCCCGCAACGGTCCGCATGTCTTTCGCGTGGAAGTCGCGGCCGACGATGCCTCCCGCGAATTGGGCCTGATGCACCGGACCCATTTGGCGCCCGATGCCGGCATGCTGTTCGACTTCGGCGTTCCCGTGATGGCGACGTTCTGGATGAAGGATACGCCGCTGCCGCTCGATATGCTTTTCGTCCGGCAGGATGGGACGATCTCGACCGTTGCCCCCAATGCCGTGCCGTTTTCGACCGCCGAGATTGCGGCCGCCGAGCCGGTGCGGGTGGTCATCGAGATAAATGGCGGCCTTGCGAAGAAACTCGGGATCGGTCCGGGCGACCGCATCCAGGCGTCGATCTTCCCGAAGGTCCGATAG
- a CDS encoding ABC transporter ATP-binding protein has product METDPASARAGGRAFLSLVRAIAGFAGAKGLLALLYIGLGAVFESVGLLLLIPFLALVMGMGGGAGGFQHLIAGMFGVLGTTTASGRLAVLMGGFAVLMVVRGVVIALRDRTVMSLQIGFVEHLRCEVALALAGAGWDQVLRLRHARVLTVMSNDIQRIAGALNFLLQSTIASVILLSQCVISFALSPLLALLSLALLVGGAIAMIPALRHARRMGRFVGATNLTLIDNASQFLNGLKLAVSQGLQGGFVSEFRATLADLSSVQLEYFSRQSAARSALVTISALVGMIVVLVGFTVLNLSPPVLITFLLVIGRMSGPAMQIQQGFQQLAHGLPAFESITELLGELRPRPGTQRVARRDPPEGPIAFEAVTYRHPQADERQSQGVRAVTLTVAPGTVLGIAGSSGTGKTTFADLLVGLLSPQAGRILVAGTMLDEATLPAWRSQLSYVSQDPFLFHDTVRRNLLWAKPDASEGDMWEALALAGADDIVKRMDGALDAVVGERGTLVSGGERQRIALARALLRKPRLLVLDEATNAIDVDGERSLLRRLLEVRPRPTIVMIAHRAETLALCDRVVCMMDGTLSDDAPVP; this is encoded by the coding sequence ATGGAAACAGACCCCGCATCGGCACGCGCCGGCGGTCGCGCGTTTTTGTCGCTCGTCCGCGCGATTGCCGGCTTCGCCGGGGCAAAGGGTCTGCTCGCCCTGCTCTATATCGGGCTGGGCGCGGTGTTCGAGAGCGTGGGGCTTCTTCTCCTCATTCCGTTTCTGGCGCTCGTCATGGGCATGGGCGGCGGCGCCGGCGGCTTTCAGCATCTGATCGCCGGGATGTTCGGCGTCCTGGGCACGACCACGGCCTCGGGCCGGCTTGCGGTCCTGATGGGCGGGTTCGCCGTCCTGATGGTGGTGCGCGGCGTCGTGATCGCGCTGCGCGACCGAACCGTCATGTCCCTGCAGATCGGCTTCGTCGAGCATCTGCGCTGCGAAGTCGCCTTGGCCCTCGCCGGAGCCGGCTGGGACCAGGTCCTGCGACTGCGCCATGCGCGGGTCCTTACCGTCATGAGCAACGACATCCAGCGCATCGCGGGCGCGTTGAATTTCCTGCTCCAAAGCACCATCGCGAGCGTGATCCTGCTGTCGCAGTGCGTGATTTCCTTTGCGCTGTCGCCGCTGCTCGCGCTGTTGTCCTTGGCGCTTCTCGTCGGCGGCGCGATCGCGATGATACCGGCGCTACGCCATGCCCGGAGGATGGGTCGCTTCGTCGGCGCCACCAATCTGACCCTGATCGACAATGCCAGCCAGTTTCTGAATGGCCTCAAGCTGGCCGTCAGCCAGGGCCTGCAGGGCGGCTTCGTATCCGAATTCCGGGCGACGCTCGCCGATCTCTCGTCCGTTCAGCTCGAATATTTCAGCAGGCAGTCGGCGGCGCGGTCCGCCCTCGTCACGATTTCGGCGCTGGTCGGGATGATCGTCGTCCTTGTGGGCTTCACCGTGTTGAACCTGTCGCCGCCCGTGCTCATCACCTTCCTGCTGGTGATCGGGCGCATGAGCGGTCCGGCGATGCAGATCCAGCAGGGATTCCAGCAACTCGCGCACGGCCTGCCGGCCTTCGAATCCATCACCGAACTTCTGGGCGAGCTGCGGCCTCGTCCCGGCACGCAACGCGTGGCGCGGCGGGACCCGCCGGAAGGTCCGATCGCATTCGAGGCCGTGACCTACCGGCATCCGCAGGCGGACGAACGCCAGTCGCAGGGCGTGCGGGCGGTGACCCTGACGGTCGCGCCCGGGACGGTGCTCGGTATCGCCGGGTCGTCCGGCACCGGAAAGACGACCTTTGCCGATCTTCTGGTCGGACTGCTCAGCCCGCAGGCCGGCCGCATCCTGGTGGCCGGCACCATGCTCGACGAGGCAACGCTGCCGGCCTGGCGCTCCCAACTCAGCTACGTTTCGCAGGATCCGTTCCTGTTTCACGACACCGTCCGCCGCAATCTTCTCTGGGCGAAGCCGGATGCAAGCGAAGGCGACATGTGGGAGGCGCTTGCGCTGGCGGGCGCCGACGACATCGTGAAGCGCATGGACGGCGCGCTCGACGCCGTCGTCGGGGAGCGCGGCACGCTGGTGTCCGGCGGCGAGCGTCAGCGCATCGCGCTCGCCCGCGCGCTCCTGCGCAAACCCAGGCTTCTCGTCCTCGACGAGGCGACGAATGCGATCGACGTCGACGGCGAACGCAGCCTGCTGCGACGCCTGCTGGAGGTCCGTCCGCGGCCCACCATCGTCATGATCGCCCACCGCGCCGAAACGCTCGCCCTGTGCGACCGGGTCGTTTGCATGATGGACGGCACGTTGTCCGACGATGCGCCGGTCCCATAA
- a CDS encoding nucleotidyltransferase family protein — translation MTPLSAEFRLVAACCIWPPSPRRDDAIAVAMSTGVDWPKVVQVSNRQRVEGLVADGLRSVGDAVPAPIKSALDASAAENARLSLFQAAESLRLQRLFEAAGIGLTFIKGTALALLAYGNIGIKHSWDIDIVVEDANVLAAAALLRTVGYVREIPDEGLDDGRFLEWSTFAHECLWKHPSRGLCVELHWRLTQNSSHLAHVFASRRVAVLDGQFISTLGDEDLFAYLCLHGARHGWSRLKWLADLAAWLVQMPPQDVERLHRVAQSAGVGRASAQALLLCERLLEFPLAPGLADELRSDRSTRWLVAIALHSMAGDDRMRQIEERLASEAMIQFSHFLLAPNPGAWVKELQSKSIGWNEFSRVRLPRPLYFLYPLMRIPSWLWRRIARLVGRP, via the coding sequence ATGACACCGCTTTCAGCCGAATTCCGCCTGGTGGCCGCGTGCTGCATCTGGCCGCCGTCGCCGCGGCGGGACGACGCCATAGCAGTGGCGATGTCGACTGGTGTCGACTGGCCAAAGGTGGTCCAGGTCTCGAACCGGCAGCGGGTCGAGGGGCTGGTTGCGGACGGACTGAGAAGCGTGGGAGACGCGGTTCCGGCGCCGATCAAATCCGCCTTGGACGCAAGCGCCGCCGAGAATGCCCGCCTCAGCCTGTTTCAGGCCGCCGAATCCCTTCGTCTGCAACGGCTGTTCGAAGCGGCCGGCATCGGACTGACCTTCATCAAAGGCACGGCGTTGGCGCTTCTTGCCTATGGCAATATCGGCATCAAACATTCCTGGGACATCGACATCGTGGTGGAGGACGCCAACGTCCTTGCGGCTGCGGCGCTGCTCCGCACGGTCGGCTATGTCCGCGAGATACCTGATGAAGGCCTCGACGACGGGCGATTCCTGGAATGGTCGACGTTTGCGCATGAGTGCCTGTGGAAGCACCCCAGCCGCGGTTTGTGCGTGGAATTGCACTGGCGGCTGACGCAAAATTCTTCTCACCTGGCACACGTCTTCGCCTCGCGCCGCGTAGCGGTCTTGGACGGGCAGTTCATAAGCACCCTCGGCGACGAGGATCTCTTCGCCTATCTTTGCCTCCATGGCGCCCGGCACGGCTGGTCGCGGCTCAAATGGCTCGCCGATCTGGCGGCGTGGCTGGTCCAAATGCCGCCCCAGGACGTGGAGCGTCTCCATCGCGTGGCGCAATCGGCCGGGGTCGGCCGGGCCTCGGCGCAGGCGCTGCTCTTGTGCGAACGCTTGCTGGAATTTCCGCTCGCGCCCGGCTTGGCCGACGAGCTTCGGTCGGATCGCTCCACGCGTTGGCTTGTCGCGATCGCGCTCCATTCCATGGCCGGCGACGACAGGATGCGCCAGATCGAGGAACGACTGGCGAGCGAGGCCATGATACAGTTTTCGCACTTTCTGCTCGCGCCCAACCCCGGCGCCTGGGTCAAGGAATTGCAGTCGAAGTCGATCGGCTGGAACGAATTCAGCCGCGTGCGGCTGCCGCGGCCCCTGTATTTTCTCTATCCGCTGATGCGCATTCCGTCATGGCTATGGCGCCGCATTGCGCGGCTCGTAGGGCGGCCGTGA
- the ssb gene encoding single-stranded DNA-binding protein — MAGSVNKVILIGNLGKDPETRRMTSGDPIVTFSLATSESWRDKSSGERKEKTEWHRVVIFNKNLAEVAGKYLRKGSKVYVEGSLQTRKWTDKDGAEKYTTEVVLQNFRGELTMLDTRGEGGGRERMGASEAPASFQREEMDDEIPF; from the coding sequence ATGGCGGGCAGCGTCAACAAGGTCATTCTGATCGGCAATCTGGGCAAGGACCCGGAAACGCGGCGCATGACGAGCGGCGATCCGATCGTGACGTTCTCGCTCGCGACCTCGGAATCGTGGCGCGACAAGTCGAGCGGCGAGCGCAAGGAAAAGACCGAGTGGCACCGCGTCGTCATCTTCAACAAGAACCTGGCCGAGGTGGCGGGGAAATATCTGCGCAAGGGCTCCAAAGTCTATGTCGAAGGCTCGCTGCAGACGCGCAAATGGACCGACAAGGACGGCGCGGAAAAATACACGACCGAGGTCGTGCTGCAGAACTTCCGCGGCGAGCTGACGATGCTGGACACGCGCGGCGAGGGTGGCGGACGCGAGCGCATGGGCGCCAGCGAGGCGCCCGCCAGCTTCCAGCGCGAAGAGATGGACGACGAGATTCCGTTCTAG
- a CDS encoding acyltransferase codes for MANMQRGTTTAAGASSALSLFRFSLALMVMSEHLSGIVPAQTGRLAVEAFFCISGFLISMVATTLYAGRPAAFLANRFLRIYPTYWACLAVGAAVVVLVPTSTALHPSLLLPATTADWFANLAVFGLTQQTASRLLPAAWSLHTELWFYLVVGLVTAARPRLTYVLLPVSLAFSAYCAFWWSPISFYGTPVGNADAFFIGSGVFLLRDRLRPARPLLVAGTGFCLFELLSWGPFIGSQTVNEFLGAPAAGILMLGLWNSRLDDVLRPIKGLAGALGRLSYPLFLLHWPLGALTIRIAGVGQSLELLVLAGTLSLLASLAVLKFVEDPLVRVRATIRKSRREPVLAEPMQAISD; via the coding sequence ATGGCGAACATGCAGCGAGGAACCACGACGGCGGCCGGCGCATCCAGCGCGCTCAGCCTGTTCCGTTTCTCGCTCGCCCTGATGGTGATGTCGGAACATCTGTCGGGAATTGTTCCGGCGCAGACCGGCCGGCTGGCGGTCGAGGCGTTCTTCTGCATCAGCGGGTTTTTGATCTCCATGGTCGCGACCACGCTCTATGCCGGCCGGCCGGCGGCGTTCCTCGCCAACCGGTTTCTGCGCATCTATCCGACCTACTGGGCGTGTCTCGCGGTCGGCGCCGCCGTCGTGGTGCTGGTGCCCACGAGCACGGCGCTGCATCCTTCGCTTCTCCTGCCGGCAACGACCGCCGACTGGTTCGCCAATCTCGCGGTGTTCGGACTGACGCAACAGACCGCCAGCCGGCTTCTGCCCGCGGCGTGGTCGCTGCACACCGAATTGTGGTTCTATCTCGTGGTCGGGCTGGTGACGGCGGCGCGGCCGCGGCTCACCTATGTCCTGCTGCCGGTGTCCCTTGCATTTTCCGCCTATTGCGCCTTCTGGTGGTCGCCGATCTCGTTCTACGGCACGCCGGTCGGCAACGCGGATGCCTTCTTCATCGGCTCGGGGGTGTTTCTGCTGCGCGATCGCCTGAGACCCGCGCGGCCCCTGCTGGTCGCGGGAACCGGTTTTTGCCTGTTCGAACTGCTCTCCTGGGGCCCGTTCATCGGATCGCAGACCGTCAATGAGTTCCTCGGTGCGCCCGCGGCCGGCATCCTCATGCTCGGCCTGTGGAACAGCCGGCTCGACGACGTGCTGCGGCCCATCAAGGGCCTGGCCGGCGCGCTCGGGCGGCTGTCCTATCCGCTCTTCCTGCTGCACTGGCCGCTGGGGGCGCTGACGATCCGGATCGCCGGGGTGGGGCAGAGCCTGGAATTGCTGGTGCTCGCCGGCACGCTGTCGCTTCTGGCATCGCTTGCGGTGCTCAAATTCGTCGAGGACCCGCTGGTGCGCGTTCGCGCCACGATCCGCAAATCGCGTCGGGAGCCGGTTCTTGCCGAACCCATGCAAGCGATCAGCGACTGA
- the queA gene encoding tRNA preQ1(34) S-adenosylmethionine ribosyltransferase-isomerase QueA has protein sequence MDVAQFDFDLPPERIALRPATPRDSARMLVVHPNGRFEHALVRDLPAFLRATDVLVVNDTKVVRARLRGRRKGRGEADPKVEVLLHKRVAPDTFLAFARPARKLAASDLLVFGSDLVARVKGRGPGGEIELGFEKSGTALDLAIAAQGEIPLPPYIAGKRPADRLDDADYQTMFAAQEGSVAAPTAGLHFTPRLAADLQSKGISRESVTLHVGAGTFLSVSADDTADHRMHSEWAALDLDTARRLNRISADGGRIAAVGTTSLRTLESAADADGTIRPLEGETDIFITPGYRFRTADILLTNFHLPRSTLFMLVSAFCGLDRMQAAYAEAIRERYRFYSYGDACLLFRAADGGHAAS, from the coding sequence ATGGATGTCGCGCAGTTCGATTTCGACCTCCCGCCCGAGCGCATCGCGCTTCGCCCGGCGACGCCGCGCGACTCCGCGCGCATGCTGGTGGTCCATCCCAACGGCCGGTTCGAGCATGCGCTGGTCCGGGACCTACCAGCCTTCCTGCGCGCGACGGACGTTCTGGTGGTGAACGACACCAAGGTGGTTCGCGCGCGGTTGCGCGGCCGCCGCAAGGGCCGCGGCGAGGCCGACCCGAAGGTCGAAGTGCTGCTGCACAAACGCGTCGCTCCCGACACCTTCCTCGCCTTTGCCCGCCCGGCGCGCAAGCTCGCAGCCTCCGATCTCCTGGTCTTCGGCAGCGACCTCGTGGCGCGAGTCAAAGGGCGGGGACCGGGCGGCGAAATTGAACTCGGCTTCGAAAAATCCGGCACGGCGCTCGACCTGGCGATCGCGGCGCAGGGCGAAATACCGCTGCCGCCTTACATCGCCGGCAAGCGGCCGGCCGACCGACTCGACGATGCGGACTATCAGACGATGTTCGCCGCGCAGGAGGGGTCGGTTGCCGCTCCGACCGCCGGACTGCACTTCACGCCGCGGCTTGCCGCCGATCTGCAGTCCAAGGGGATTTCGCGGGAGTCCGTGACGCTCCATGTCGGGGCGGGGACGTTCCTGTCGGTCAGCGCCGACGATACCGCGGATCACCGCATGCATTCCGAATGGGCGGCGCTCGACTTGGATACGGCCCGCCGCCTCAACCGGATAAGCGCGGACGGCGGCCGCATTGCGGCGGTCGGCACGACGTCGTTGCGGACGCTCGAAAGTGCCGCCGATGCCGATGGCACGATCCGTCCGCTCGAAGGCGAGACCGACATCTTCATCACGCCCGGCTATCGCTTCAGGACGGCGGACATCCTTCTCACCAATTTTCACCTACCGCGCTCGACCCTGTTCATGCTGGTCAGCGCCTTTTGCGGCCTGGACAGGATGCAGGCCGCATACGCGGAGGCGATCCGCGAGCGCTATCGCTTCTACTCCTATGGCGACGCCTGCCTGCTTTTCCGCGCCGCGGACGGTGGCCATGCCGCAAGCTGA